GAGGAAGGTTTCAGATGCTAGAACGGAAACAGACTCTCAGGTCCAAAAAAGAGCCTTTTGTATTGAAAGGGGATGCTGTGGGAAATGAGGAAGTGTTCAAAATTGGTTAGAGTGCTCTTTATCCACATCATATATTGTTCTTGCCCATACACACATCTCTAATGCCCACACCCATCTCTAATCCCGCTTCTGGCTTGGTTAGCACTTTTAGAACCTACAAAATGTCAACTCTAAAGGGTCTTACATTCTCATATTTGTTTCATGGTTTGAGATTCATGTAGGAAAATAGGTTGTTTCATTAATAAGGCCACAGTAGACAGAAGTAGGTCTAGAATTGAGAGCTCCTGATTTCCAGGGCTCTAGACTTCATCTGCCTAAAGTTGACTGTTGCGATGAGTAAATTATGTGGTGCAAAAAGTTTGTGAAATTAAAGTAGAAGTtaccctttttcctttctctccttgccCCAACTCTTTCCTGATACACATAGTCATCAGACCTTGTGATGGAATACCAGAGCCCCACCAGGAAGCCACTGAATCTCAGCAGAGAATGTCTGCAGGGTCCAGTCCATGAACTAAGGTCTCAAAGGCTTCCCACTCTTGAGTGCAGGGCTGAGCCCCCAGTACCCTCCATGCACCCCGGGGCTGATCTCACCTCTGTGTGGACACTTGGATTACCTCAATGTATTGAGTCACAGAATGTATAACTCAGGGGTTTCAGTCTGTTGGTGGTCTTCACAGTAAACTTAGGAGCGAGGAatcctattttctctttcttaaatttaTGGCATATAACCTCTTAATGTTTTGCTCAATGTGTCAAGTTGGCTGGCTTTAACTACAAGGAGGGAAATGACAGCAGCAACCATTTTGTAGCATATACACACCTGCTTCTTATTCAATGAAATGCTAACCTAGGCCCTGCTGGGAAAGCAGTTTTCAGATGTAAGTAAAAGTTCTAATTCTGGGACTAGCAAGTTTACTCCAGCAAGTCTCACTTTGCCACTGAAAGTTCTCTGAAGGAAGACTTAGACATTCCTTGGACAAGACTAAAGTGTGAAGGATCACTATTGTTCCAGTTGCTCCCAAATGCCAGCTTTATTCCATGACCATTGGGATCCAAACAGCAGATTGTTTTTTCCTGATTGACTGTACCAGAGACCTTATACTTCCTTCATCAGCCCACAATTGAATAAACCAATTCCATGTACTAAGTCCATATATGAATCTCCCTAAGTGTACATATATCTTAAGAGTTCTGCTTTTGTCTTTGAACCTTGACTGATATAAGGCTGATAGATATGTTTCCACAGTTCTGTCAGTCTTGAACATAAATCTTGTGAGGCACTGGCAAATAATTCCTCTGTGAGAAGATATTTGGGTGTCCCCTTCTggaatcttttccttcttttggagTTTCATATCACAAAACAAACTTTGGAATAGAAAAAAGCATACATAGTCTTTCCCCATCATCTGGGTTCTGCATTCATGAATCTGCCTACGTCCTAATAGATGTTTATAATCCCAAAATCAATACTCATGGTACTTTTCTAGCCATTCTAGGATATTATGCACTATGTGGAGGAAAGCAGTTAAAAGACTAACTCGCGCTTTACCCACGAGATTGGcaaaacttttgaaaatttgaCAAGATGCTAAATTATTATTTGGGGTTATTTGATTAATTAGTGAATACTCTTAGagtgctaaaaaacaaaaatggaaattttagttcCCTATGGCCTACTCTGAGAACATCATTTAGAAAAAGGAGGCTTTACGACTGGTTCATGTGGCTCACCCTGTTTTCTCatcgttttgggaggctgaaatcaGAGGATAACTTGAAGGCAGGAATTAGAGACTAGACTAGACAATATAGCTATATCctgtctttaagaaaataaagaaataaaaaattagctatgtgCAATGGCATAAAACTCTAGTCCTTATTACTTTGAAAGCTaaagtgagaggattacttgagccctggagttcaaggctgcggtgagctaagattgtaccactgcacaccacAAGGAGAACCTTTCTCTAGAATAAATAAACGAATTAATGTGCACTTAGAGGAAAGCCTGTGCAACGGAAGAAACTCAAGAAACAGTATTAATCAATCTTAGTTAATTTCTAGCATATGTTTACCCTGATAAGATTGATGATAGGTATGCATCATTCAAGCAGCGGTTTTTACAATGATAGTGTGATGCTAATTTAATCAGTGATGAAAAGGTGTGTACTAAATATTGCATAAACCTAATCAACTCTGTCTCCACCTTTCTTAATATGCTAAATACCACTAAAGAGGTGGGTGTGGTCTTCAAAGATTCACATAAACGGATGTAGAAGAGAGAAGCTCATTTTGCTCCAGAGGAGGACAGCACTTACAGTTACCTGCATTCAGGTGGCCTCAGAAAGTCAGCTCTGCAGGGAATGAGCTCCTGATCTTGGGAGTActtaaaagaacttttttttggaaaaatcacTGTAGGAAGCATTCTTAGAGCCCTGGGGTGAGTGCAACTTATTACCAAATAGTAAATTACAATGATAAAAAATATCTACCTGTCTTAAACCTACTTAATGTTATTATTTGTAACTCATAATATTACTACTCATTTTATGACATGAgttattaattattgttattgGCTCAGATGACctctgaaaaatatttgcatttttgggttttttttttttttttttttggagatggaatcttgctctgccgcccaggctggagtgcaatggcatgatcttggctcttggctcactgcaacctccactacctggattcaagtgattctactgtctcagcctcctgagtagtggggattacaggcgcccaccactatacctggctaaattttgtatttttattagagacggggtttcagtatgttagtcaggctggtctcgaactcctgacctcagatggtccacccgtctcagcctcccaaagtgctggcatcacaggcgtgagccaccgcacccggcctaaatatATGCAATTCTAAAATTTTCACTTTTGGCACTTAAATTTAACACTGCTTCGTAAAAGACAGTAAGGTAAATGCCTTCAAACTGCCAAAGCAAAGATTGCAGTTTGCATGGATCAGGGATCTCCAGAGACAGAATCATAGGATGTATACGTAActataactataaatatatataaattgtgtgtgtatatatacatatgtatataaaataattaaaatatatatatatatacacacacacaaaaatacttaccattgtgttacactTCTCTCTCGTATACCATACAGGACATGCTGCCCATGTTTATAGCCTAGGAACAACAGGCTATACTATatgtaggctataccatctaggtttgtgcacGTATAATCGACGATgttcaaacaattaaaaaactgCATAATGCATTCCTCAGACCATATGTCTGTCCTCACTCAACATATAACTGCACAGGGGAGGAAGTCTATTACAAGAATTGCTTCCCTTGATTATGGAGTCTGAGAAGTTGAACATAGGCTGTCATTAAGCTGGTGTCCTGGAGATACCAATATCCTGGCTGAGTTAGAATCAGCTTTAGGAGAGGGAGAAAGCAAATGGCCTTCTCTCTGCCCTTTTTTTTCGGTCTGAGCtcccagctgattggatggtgtcCACCCACATTGAGGGCTGCTGTTCCCCACTCAGATCACCAACTCACATGTCTCCctggaaacaccttcacagactcacccagaaataatgcttcacCAATTCTCCATATATTACTTAATCCAGTCAAGTCAACACCTAAAATTAACAATAATGCCATAGtaatataattgtacatatttcagttttaaaaaaactgaCAATATTTGAGTTCATAGTTTGAGTAGCCCCAGGAGGAAGTTAATTTAAGCCACAAGAAAAATAACCCAAtatctttcattatttattttctctcctagTGAACATAGACTGGTTTAGttgttgtctttttgtttatCTGGTCGGTTGGTTGGTTTTGGGGTTGCTTTTTTTTCAAAGAGCCGGGCTTCTGGGTCCCTCTTTTTGAAAATATGCCATAGAGCCCTCTGACCATCTTCTCGTGTTTTCTTACCCAGTGTAGGTTTTCTACTTCTCTCCCATAGTCATTCAGTAGTTACTTGAAAGATGAACAGGGGCAAACATGATTTATTATAGACCACTTAAGACTAAAACCCAAGTTTCATATCAATCCCAGGGAATAGGTTATTGAATAGATTTGCATTATGTTATGGGCAGGAACTAGGAGTGGAAGAGGTTGTGAGTCATCTAGTCAGTGGTGTCTGCTATAAAGCCTGAAGACTCTCCTTGtgtatgaatttttcatttttgttgcagaGGAAATAGTTTGTTTCACTTTAATGAGCACTGTTGAGAAGAAAATATACCTATCACATATCACCTCATGTTGACAGATTTTCACCAACCCAGACCCCAAAATGACATGCTGCTCTTTCTTCCTCAGAAACATGAATTCTAGAATCTTGCAAGTTTTCCAGAGGGAACTCACCTGCCCCATCTGCATGAACTACTTCATAGACCCAGTCACCATAGACTGTGGGCACAGCTTTTGCAGGCCCTGTTTCTACCTCAACTGGCAAGACATCACGGTTCTTCCTCAGTGTTCTAAATGCAAGAAGACAACATGGCAGAGAAACCTCAGAACTAACATTCGCTTGAATAAGATGGCTTCCATTGCCAGAAAAGCAAGTCTCAGGCAATTCCTTACCTCTGAGGAGCAGATATGTGGGACTCACAGAGAGCTAAAGAAGATGTTCTGTGAAGTGGACAAGAGCCTGCTCTGTTTGATATGCTCCAACTCTCAGGAGCACCGAGACCACAAACACTGTCCCATTGAGTGGGCTGCTGAGGAACACCGGGTAAGTGATGCCTCTGAAGATCTATTTCTATAAAGGACACATGAAATTCTTGTAAGTCTATTTCCTTGGAGATTGGATGATGCCTTCTCTGTGTCCCTTTAAGCATGTCTGTCATGAGCTTCCTTGGCTTCATGCCTGTCACATTTGACAAACATTTGGAGAAACAAAGCATACTATTTTCTATGGACCAATTTGTCTCTCATTTGGGGTCCTTCGTATATCAGAGAGTGAAAGGTTCTTTAGTGTCTTCACTTGTGCTTCAATTCATGGCTCTTTTGTAGGAGAAGCTCCTGAAGAAAATGCAGTCTTTATGGGAAAAAGCTTGTGAAAATCACAGAAACCTGAACATGGAAACCACCAGAACCAGATGCTGGAAGGTTAGTACCATGTTACTCTACCTTCTTCAGTAACTTATGGTGAACAAATGGGTGACTCTTAAAATAGGAACTTGATCTCAATCCATAGTATTTCTGGAAttcaatagaaaaggaaaaaacacataagaaaaaataccctaattttttatataagatAGTGTGACTCTTTGGTAGGATTTCTAACCAGACGACAGATGTTACCCAAGCATGCTCATTTGTCTCCATACAAACCTATAGCAATACACCAGCAAATACAAGAAACTGGGCCATTTCACAGCATTCTCAATGGGCTGCCTGGATAACTTCTGGGCACAAGCATTATTTGACAGTCATGGAATATCAAGTGAACCTTCTAAGGCTGAGTCAGCATGAATTTGAATCCTGGTGggcaaatatatttgaaatgtgaGTTAAATATCAGGCAGAAGGAGCAAGAGTGCAAATTTAGAGGAAGCATGAAATTAAGTATCAGAACTAATTAATATTGAATAAGTCATAACACGTAATGGAAAAAGGGGTGAGAAATGTACACTCGTGTCTTGGGGACACAAATATGTGAGAAATATGGGAACTAGTATTTAATATAAGGAGAACTTTAAGGACTCGAGAAGAattctagaaattattttctctttgtggaCATTTATCTTGAGGGTATGATAtcaaatattaattcattaattcattctaatataaattcattgaaaaatattttatgaataccTAGTAATATGTCAAATATCAACTTAGAAAATTAagtagtaaaaaagaaagaaaacacacaaatctTGCAATTGAAATGAGAGAAGCAAATGGTCACCATGCAGATATGTGAAGTACATGATGTGTTAGAGTGTAGTAGTGTCTTTGGAGAATAATCAAGCAGGAAGGTAGAAAAGGAGCACAGAGGTTAGGGACTGGGGATGAGGGTTTGGATTTTAATTAGTGTGGTCAGAAAAAAGGCTCATGGAAAAATTCACACTGAAACAAAATATCGATCAACAGGAAATATATATCCTCCTGTTTGCCTTCCCCTTCCTCATAAATATAGGAATATATACGTGTATCTggctgtgggtgtgtgtatacatatatatatatgtggatatatGTGAGgaatatatatctacacacacagatacacatagatATTCCTCATATATccatatatagctatatatgagaaatatatatatgagtacatatatgacaaatatgtatatatatgaaaataattctaGATATAAGAAATAGCATGTGCAGcaatatttcatttacatttatttgggGGGTTGAGGAACCACAAAGGAGTCCATGTTGCTGACTAGGGTGAGTTTGGAAGAGAATAAATGAAACTTCCTTAGACTATGTGGTGCTGGGTGAAATGCATTGAGTTGACAATGCTAGTCTGTGGTGATTGCATAATTTCTCATATAATGGGTTTACATAAATTGCCCCAATTctccaaaatagaaataatggtTTCCTATCTAGCCAATATTGCTCGATAATTTAATTCTTAAGCAAGAACTGTGTTTTCTTTCTATAAATGTGTGTTGGAAGAGAGAAATCCATTTTCATATAACTatcttagaaaacattttatcattAATCAAGTAAACGTAACTGGGCAGAAACACTTATGTTGATATTAATgcagaaaaaaggagaagaataaaatgtggaatctgagaattgacAAGACTTAGGGTTAAAGTATTGGATGTTCAGAATGCTAAGAGGAATCAGTGAAAATCAAGAGAAGATGGATACAACTTTTCTGTTTTGACTCTTGTCACTGCAGGATTATGTGAGTTTAAGGATAGAAGCAATCAGAGCTGAATATCAGAAGATGCCTGCATTTCTCCACGAAGAAGAGCAACATCATTTGGAGAGGCTGCAAAAGGAGGGCGAGGACATTTTTCAGCAACTCAATGAAAGCAAAGCCAGAATGGAACATTCGAGGGAACTTTTAAGAGGAATGTGTGAGGATCTGAAGCAAATGTGCCATAAAGCAGATGTGGAGCTACTCCAGGTATGGGCTGACCATGGGGTATCAGGATGTAGAACCTTCACATACATGGgtgtttttcctctctcctgaAATCTAACCCCACTTTACTTCCATGATTTGTTTCTAAAAACACGTTTCTATAACTAATGCTACTCAGTTGGGAGGTTATAGCCTCTCCTATGGATTCTACCAACCGAAGGTCCCTCCTACTTTATCCACCAGCAACAAAACTTTGTGGAATGACCAAAGTAACAGCCTCAAGAAATATTTCCCATCAGAAGTCAATGATATATTTAGGATTTTTGAAAGTGGATAAAATGAGAAGTGATTCATTTGCACTCAGGTTAATTTGGAGACACGGCATGATGCAGAAGTTGGGGAATCTAGGATcacattaatattattttgggATGCACTCATTTTGGTAACAGGGCTTAGGGAAGATGACTGAGTAATTTCTTTGTGGTTACAGCACAGGACAAACTCTGTGGGCCTCCTCTTCCTTCACTTGGAAAGAGAATGTCTTCAAGGCTGAGACTTTATTAGAACATTAATTCATGACATATGATAGACTGGGATTTtcatgagaaaagaaacaaaaagtgctTTCCAGGAGGGAAAATTGTAGGAAAATATCTCAGAAACTGCCTCCAAATCTCATAGTGAACTTAGTGGAAATTGCATCATGTGGAAAGCActaagcctttttcttttttttcttacaggCTTTTGGACACATATTACACAGGTGAGTGCATACCAAGATTTTAGCAGATGCTCTTTCAGTTTCCACAAATATCAAGCAGGAACTATGACACTGAAGGCATAATTGACTCAGATATTGATATTACCTTGCACTGGTTGTACTTTCTCCATCCCCCACGCTATGTTGTCTTCTCTTTTATTGCTATACTTAGTGATTTTATTAGGCAGTCCAATGAAAGTTCtgcaaaaccaaccaaccaaccaaccaaccaaacaaacaaattaaataaaaaagaaagaaaaaatgaaagaagaataaaaaagtgaGCATCTTTattcctaatttccttttttgttgctcAAAAAGCTGCATATTTGGAtgagaaaatattacatttacTACATGGCTTCAAAGTCAACcaggggaagccagagagaagaagggaaagtGTTTTAGCAGTGAAAAGTGTTGATGATTTctagtttatatttaaatatataattctgaaaaatagatGAGACAAACTATTTGGAATGTTTGAACTGTGTAGGCCTCCAGAGAACCTCAGTTATAAAAGGCAGATCTCCTGCCTGTAGCAAATTTCAACACCCTGGCCTTGAGAAGGAAGCAACAGATGCAACAGTCTTAAAAATAACCCCACCTTTCCAGATGGTGATATCAGGAAATTCTGGTGAAGTCTGGaacccagtattttatttttgaatattttcttggtCTTAACATTAATGATCCTTACTAATTTggagaaataagaagaaagatcCAAATGAATTCTCACTCAGACAGACTTTTCTAACATGCTTGAAAATCCGGAACTGTGAATAAGAATGAATctgaaatagaaaatgataattttGGTATTAGCAAATTGTGGATTAAAGGGATTCTcatgaaatgtcttttaaataaaagtagtgatttttatgtactttttggCTGTAGATGTGGTAACTGCATCTTTCTCCTTGCAGGTATGAGTCCCTGCTGCTGCAAGTGCCCGAGCCTGTGAATCCAGAGCTCAGTGCAGGGCCCATCACTGGACTGCTGGACAGGCTCAATGGATTCAGAGGTGAGTGTCAGCCTATTGGCAGAATTCCCACAGTGTATCACTTCTTGTTAGAATCACGGGGGTAATATTTTACCCTTCATCAAATCGTTATTTCATTTCAGAAGGAAGTGAGCGACATGACTATGCAACCCTATTATATCTGTGTTTCTATTTATAGTTCGGTTTATAATATGAAGAGTAAAAcata
Above is a genomic segment from Chlorocebus sabaeus isolate Y175 chromosome 1, mChlSab1.0.hap1, whole genome shotgun sequence containing:
- the LOC103248925 gene encoding tripartite motif-containing protein 51 isoform X1; amino-acid sequence: MTCCSFFLRNMNSRILQVFQRELTCPICMNYFIDPVTIDCGHSFCRPCFYLNWQDITVLPQCSKCKKTTWQRNLRTNIRLNKMASIARKASLRQFLTSEEQICGTHRELKKMFCEVDKSLLCLICSNSQEHRDHKHCPIEWAAEEHREKLLKKMQSLWEKACENHRNLNMETTRTRCWKDYVSLRIEAIRAEYQKMPAFLHEEEQHHLERLQKEGEDIFQQLNESKARMEHSRELLRGMCEDLKQMCHKADVELLQAFGHILHRYESLLLQVPEPVNPELSAGPITGLLDRLNGFRVDFTLQPERANSHIFLYGDLRSMNVGCDPQDDPHFTAKSECFLVWGAQTFTSGKYFWEVHVGDSWNWAFGVCNNYWKEKRQNDKTDGGEGLFLLGCVKEDAHCSLFTTSPLVVQYVPRPTSRVGLFLDCEGRTMTFVDVDQSSLIYTIPNCSFSPPLRPIFCCSHF
- the LOC103248925 gene encoding tripartite motif-containing protein 51 isoform X3 produces the protein MTCCSFFLRNMNSRILQVFQRELTCPICMNYFIDPVTIDCGHSFCRPCFYLNWQDITVLPQCSKCKKTTWQRNLRTNIRLNKMASIARKASLRQFLTSEEQICGTHRELKKMFCEVDKSLLCLICSNSQEHRDHKHCPIEWAAEEHREKLLKKMQSLWEKACENHRNLNMETTRTRCWKAFGHILHRYESLLLQVPEPVNPELSAGPITGLLDRLNGFRVDFTLQPERANSHIFLYGDLRSMNVGCDPQDDPHFTAKSECFLVWGAQTFTSGKYFWEVHVGDSWNWAFGVCNNYWKEKRQNDKTDGGEGLFLLGCVKEDAHCSLFTTSPLVVQYVPRPTSRVGLFLDCEGRTMTFVDVDQSSLIYTIPNCSFSPPLRPIFCCSHF
- the LOC103248925 gene encoding tripartite motif-containing protein 51 isoform X2 translates to MNSRILQVFQRELTCPICMNYFIDPVTIDCGHSFCRPCFYLNWQDITVLPQCSKCKKTTWQRNLRTNIRLNKMASIARKASLRQFLTSEEQICGTHRELKKMFCEVDKSLLCLICSNSQEHRDHKHCPIEWAAEEHREKLLKKMQSLWEKACENHRNLNMETTRTRCWKDYVSLRIEAIRAEYQKMPAFLHEEEQHHLERLQKEGEDIFQQLNESKARMEHSRELLRGMCEDLKQMCHKADVELLQAFGHILHRYESLLLQVPEPVNPELSAGPITGLLDRLNGFRVDFTLQPERANSHIFLYGDLRSMNVGCDPQDDPHFTAKSECFLVWGAQTFTSGKYFWEVHVGDSWNWAFGVCNNYWKEKRQNDKTDGGEGLFLLGCVKEDAHCSLFTTSPLVVQYVPRPTSRVGLFLDCEGRTMTFVDVDQSSLIYTIPNCSFSPPLRPIFCCSHF